A DNA window from Mya arenaria isolate MELC-2E11 chromosome 17, ASM2691426v1 contains the following coding sequences:
- the LOC128223444 gene encoding uncharacterized protein LOC128223444 codes for MYYSKHIRELFVIVLVIESSLCDLHEPRCYSRFDYEEKMLEKMVRTEVKMEELLGKLEALEKRQTNVETEMDTSTKKIQDQVKKHDTEIEMSAKGIQDLEERYKSLQTEFENSTKSYFDGREKSLEVFDQRLDAMSKNISESMQPSPVAFFVIISSRFTTSSYHQTLVFNKPVTDVGGVTTRGQACSPPRSTVYTYSQLLSWLTWPRRIPSPILE; via the exons atgtattatagCAAGCATATAAGGGAATTGTTCGTTATCGTTCTCGTGATTGAATCGTCATTGTGTGACCTACATGAACCACGATGTTACAGTCGGTTTGACTACGAGGAGAAAATGCTGGAGAAAATGGTTAGAACTGAGGTCAAGATGGAGGAGCTCCTCGGTAAACTAGAAGCGCTGGAAAAGAGGCAAACGAATGTTGAAACTGAGATGGACACTTCGACAAAGAAAATACAAGATCAAGTCAAGAAACACGATACTGAAATAGAGATGTCAGCGAAGGGGATTCAAGATTTGGAAGAAAGATACAAGAGCTTACAAACTGAGTTTGAAAACTCGACAAAATCCTATTTTGACGGGCGTGAGAAATCCCTTGAGGTATTCGATCAACGTCTGGACGCTATGTCCAAGAATATTTCAG AGAGTATGCAACCATCTCCTGTTGCCTTCTTCGTAATCATATCGTCCCGTTTTACAACATCTTCCTACCATCAGACGCTCGTATTCAACAAACCTGTCACGGACGTAGGCGGGGTTACAACCAGAGGACAGGCGTGTTCACCGCCCCGGTCGACGGTCTATACGTATTCTCAACTTCTGTCATGGTTGACCTGGCCACGTCGAATACCTTCGCCAATATTAGAATAA
- the LOC128223869 gene encoding cerebellin-3-like isoform X2 has protein sequence MYYSKCVQEFFIIVLVFDSSLCGMNEPQCFSRFDYDEKMLEKMVRAEIKDEELLGKLEALEQRLVNVENKVDNTVKEIQANMNHSPVAFFATISSSFTTSSSYQTLVFDKVLTDVGGGYKPGTGVFTAPVNGLYVFSASVMVDLSTSASSAHISINKKSSRVVYLFVNDSDGNYETGVGTVILSLQVGDTVKLTCNESERTIFYYSFISGFRL, from the exons ATGTATTATAGCAAGTGTGTTCAGgaatttttcattattgttcTCGTGTTTGACTCGTCGTTGTGTGGCATGAATGAACCGCAATGTTTCAGTCGGTTTGACTATGACGAAAAAATGTTGGAGAAAATGGTGAGAGCTGAGATCAAGGATGAGGAGCTCCTCGGTAAACTAGAAGCGCTGGAACAGAGACTAGTGAACGTTGAAAATAAGGTGGACAATACAGTGAAGGAAATACAAG CGAATATGAACCACTCACCCGTTGCCTTCTTTGCTACCATCTCGTCCAGTTTTACAACATCATCCTCCTATCAGACGCTCGTATTCGACAAAGTTCTCACGGACGTGGGCGGGGGTTACAAGCCGGGGACAGGCGTGTTTACCGCCCCGGTCAACGGTCTATACGTATTCTCAGCTTCTGTCATGGTTGACCTGTCCACGTCGGCAAGCTCCGCCCATATCAGCATAAACAAGAAAAGCAGTCGCGTAGTGTATCTCTTTGTAAATGACAGTGACGGTAACTACGAGACAGGCGTGGGCACTGTCATTCTCTCGCTGCAGGTCGGGGATACTGTAAAGTTGACATGCAATGAAAGTGAACGAACCATTTTTTACTACTCGTTCATTTCCGGTTTTAGATTGTAA
- the LOC128223869 gene encoding cerebellin-3-like isoform X1, producing MYYSKCVQEFFIIVLVFDSSLCGMNEPQCFSRFDYDEKMLEKMVRAEIKDEELLGKLEALEQRLVNVENKVDNTVKEIQGIEKKHDAEKEETTKGLRDIEKAYDSLQTELEKFENTTTSIFDKQDKCLEVYDQRLDARFRNSTANMNHSPVAFFATISSSFTTSSSYQTLVFDKVLTDVGGGYKPGTGVFTAPVNGLYVFSASVMVDLSTSASSAHISINKKSSRVVYLFVNDSDGNYETGVGTVILSLQVGDTVKLTCNESERTIFYYSFISGFRL from the exons ATGTATTATAGCAAGTGTGTTCAGgaatttttcattattgttcTCGTGTTTGACTCGTCGTTGTGTGGCATGAATGAACCGCAATGTTTCAGTCGGTTTGACTATGACGAAAAAATGTTGGAGAAAATGGTGAGAGCTGAGATCAAGGATGAGGAGCTCCTCGGTAAACTAGAAGCGCTGGAACAGAGACTAGTGAACGTTGAAAATAAGGTGGACAATACAGTGAAGGAAATACAAGGTATAGAAAAGAAACACGATGCCGAAAAAGAGGAGACAACAAAAGGGTTACGAGACATTGAAAAGGCATACGATAGTTTACAAACTGAGttagaaaagtttgaaaatacaaCGACATCCATTTTTGACAAGCAAGATAAATGCCTTGAGGTATACGATCAACGTCTGGACGCTAGGTTCCGGAATAGTACAG CGAATATGAACCACTCACCCGTTGCCTTCTTTGCTACCATCTCGTCCAGTTTTACAACATCATCCTCCTATCAGACGCTCGTATTCGACAAAGTTCTCACGGACGTGGGCGGGGGTTACAAGCCGGGGACAGGCGTGTTTACCGCCCCGGTCAACGGTCTATACGTATTCTCAGCTTCTGTCATGGTTGACCTGTCCACGTCGGCAAGCTCCGCCCATATCAGCATAAACAAGAAAAGCAGTCGCGTAGTGTATCTCTTTGTAAATGACAGTGACGGTAACTACGAGACAGGCGTGGGCACTGTCATTCTCTCGCTGCAGGTCGGGGATACTGTAAAGTTGACATGCAATGAAAGTGAACGAACCATTTTTTACTACTCGTTCATTTCCGGTTTTAGATTGTAA